The Sphaerochaeta globosa str. Buddy region ATAGAAGGCCATCCCAGCATCGCAGTTCTGCGCGTTTCCAAGACCTTGAACCAGCTGAAAGGGTTCCAACAAACCTATCAGAATCTGTTTCTTGCAAATTTGACAATTCTTGTAGTTCTGGGCTTACTCATAGCCACAATATCGATTCTCTTGATCACCAAGCCCTTGAAGAAAATACAAGACTTGGTTAAACGCTATTCCCAAGGGCAACTCAAGACATCACTAACCATCCAACGTCCCAGGGAAATGGCCGAACTTGCAACATCGCTTCAGCAAATGGCGCATCTGTTGCGTACCAATATGGAAAGCGTAGAGACGGCGCACAATCGGCTTAAGGCCATTCTGGACAACCTGCATGAAGGCATTCTCCTCTTGGACACTACACTTACTGTCGAGGTGGCCAACCAGGAAGCAGCCAAGCTGCTGAATGGGAATCTTTTGGGTCGCCGCCTCAGTGAGGTGATCAGTGCACCTCAGGTCATTGCACTTTGCAACACTTGCTATAAGGAAGGTGGAAGCAATTCCCTTACCATAGCGCAATACAACCATCTCTATGGGCAGACCGCCTCTGTAATCGGAAAGCGAAAAACAAAAACCCTTCGATTCCTCTGTTCAGCGCTTACCACCGATTCAGGGCAAGTCAACTCACTGGTTGTTTCCATCCAGGATATGACCGAACTCACCCGCTTGGAGCAAATACGAAAAGATTTTGTCGCAAATGTCTCCCACGAGCTGAAAACACCCATTACTTCCATTACGGGATTCTCAGAGGCCCTGCTGCAAGCAAAGAACGATCAGGAATACCAACGATTCACCCAAATCATCCATCGCCAGGCTGCAGGCATGCAGAGAATCGTCGATGACCTGTTGCTGCTTTCCAGCCTCGAACAGACAAACGCCCATCCAACCATGGCTTGGACACGCATCGAGCAGATACTTGAGGAGACCGTTCAGAGTTGCAAGTATCGATTCGAGGAGAAGCAGAGTACGCTGAGCCTGGTGGTGGATAATCCATCGGAGTACGAAGTTCTCTGCAACGGGATGCTGCTCACCCAGGCTCTTACAAATCTGGTAATCAATGCACTGACCTATTCCGCCGAACGATCCGTCGTCGTGCTTGGTTGTCACGTGGATGATGAAACAGCCACCTTCACGGTCAAGGATGAAGGAATCGGGATACCCAAAGAAGATCAGGAACGAATTTTTGAGCGGTTCTACCGGGTGGACGCGGCACGCAGCCGAAGCCAAGGGGGAACCGGGCTGGGACTTTCCATCGTCAAGCACATCACTGCTGTGCACCATGGTAGTGTTGCGGTGCAAAGCGAGGTAGGAAAAGGCAGCCTGTTTATTCTCAAGCTGCCTCGAAGTGGCTCAATATTGCAGGAATTGGAAGAGCGCAGTGATTCGTTGTACCACAACGCCCCATAATACAGGAATCAGAC contains the following coding sequences:
- a CDS encoding ATP-binding protein encodes the protein MKFSSIRSNLLVSTLLILLLSLILSFGFSNRAFNAALRETTYAELQENGEYLRNLIAQYSHPWQEGHFDAYAQSTATRITLIALDGVVLFDSEYPLSDLNNHLYRQEVQQALSTGSSQSERPSTTENLPVLYYALSIEGHPSIAVLRVSKTLNQLKGFQQTYQNLFLANLTILVVLGLLIATISILLITKPLKKIQDLVKRYSQGQLKTSLTIQRPREMAELATSLQQMAHLLRTNMESVETAHNRLKAILDNLHEGILLLDTTLTVEVANQEAAKLLNGNLLGRRLSEVISAPQVIALCNTCYKEGGSNSLTIAQYNHLYGQTASVIGKRKTKTLRFLCSALTTDSGQVNSLVVSIQDMTELTRLEQIRKDFVANVSHELKTPITSITGFSEALLQAKNDQEYQRFTQIIHRQAAGMQRIVDDLLLLSSLEQTNAHPTMAWTRIEQILEETVQSCKYRFEEKQSTLSLVVDNPSEYEVLCNGMLLTQALTNLVINALTYSAERSVVVLGCHVDDETATFTVKDEGIGIPKEDQERIFERFYRVDAARSRSQGGTGLGLSIVKHITAVHHGSVAVQSEVGKGSLFILKLPRSGSILQELEERSDSLYHNAP